One segment of Papaver somniferum cultivar HN1 unplaced genomic scaffold, ASM357369v1 unplaced-scaffold_137, whole genome shotgun sequence DNA contains the following:
- the LOC113334834 gene encoding uncharacterized protein LOC113334834 isoform X2 yields MDNVLDIPPIVDIPVDKPADDTLYLKHHKAAKMWENTITGVNQRFNNAHEFRDALRKFSIAHGFAYVLKKNDSHRVTVKCKAEGCPWRIHASRLSTTQLFCIKRMTPTHTCEGSVVTSGYQATTSWIAGIIKEKLRESPNYKPKDIANDLKRDYGIELKYAQAWRGKEIAREQLLGSYEDAYSQLPYFCDKIMETNPGSLATFSTKEDSSFQRLFISFHASLYGFNQACRPLLFLDSTPLNSKYQGTLLHATAADGNDGIFPVAFAIVDVEDDDNWRWFLIQLKEAVSTSRAITFVADIKKGLKESIHEVFENGHHSYCLRYLTENFKKVSHEVKRLLVSEFYVAAYSSSLEGFRRSIDSIRCISPEACNWVLGLKRENWANAYFEGARYNHMQSNFAESFYNWVSEAHELPITQLVDVIRVKIMELIYTRRQESSQWVTRLTPVMEDTLHKESIKAQSLEVLFASGSIFDVRGESVNKVDIGHGGCTCKEWQIMGLPCSHSIAVFQWVERNPYEYCTTWYTTETYRSTYQESINPVPNNERPASEKDSDSAQQVVKVTPPPTRRLPGRPKMKRVVTQELSKRQLQCSKCKCLGHNKTTCKESL; encoded by the coding sequence ATGGATAATGTTCTCGATATTCCTCCTATTGTTGATATACCTGTTGATAAACCTGCTGATGATACGTTGTATCTTAAGCATCACAAAGCTGCAAAAATGTGGGAAAATACTATTACTGGTGTTAATCAACGATTTAATAATGCCCATGAGTTCCGTGATGCCTTGCGTAAATTCTCTATTGCACATGGATTTGCTTATGTACTGAAGAAGAATGACAGTCACCGTGTAACTGTTAAATGCAAAGCAGAAGGTTGTCCGTGGAGGATACACGCATCAAGGTTGTCGACCACTCAGTTGTTTTGTATTAAAAGAATGACTCCAACTCATACGTGCGAAGGTTCTGTTGTGACAAGTGGATATCAAGCAACTACGAGTTGGATCGCTGGTATCATAAAGGAGAAGCTGCGAGAATCTCCAAATTACAAACCGAAGGATATAGCAAATGACCTGAAACGAGATTATGGAATTGAACTGAAGTATGCACAGGCATGGCGCGGCAAAGAGATTGCAAGAGAGCAACTTCTTGGCTCTTATGAAGATGCATATAGTCAGTTGCCATATTTCTGTGACAAGATAATGGAGACGAATCCGGGTAGCTTGGCTACGTTTAGCACCAAAGAAGATTCAAGCTTTCAACGTCTTTTTATTTCGTTCCATGCCTCTCTATATGGTTTCAATCAAGCTTGCCGACCACTTCTTTTCCTTGATAGTACGCCTTTGAACTCTAAGTACCAGGGAACCTTACTGCACGCAACAGCTGCTGATGGAAATGATGGCATTTTCCCAGTTGCCTTTGCTATAGtagatgttgaagatgatgataattGGCGGTGGTTCCTAATTCAGCTGAAAGAAGCAGTTTCTACGTCTCGAGCCATAACGTTTGTTGCAGACATAAAAAAGGGATTAAAGGAATCTATACACGAGGTATTTGAAAATGGTCACCACAGCTATTGTCTACGATATCTGACAGAGAACTTTAAGAAAGTATCTCATGAAGTGAAGCGTCTTCTAGTTTCAGAATTTTATGTTGCAGCTTATTCATCCAGTCTCGAGGGGTTCCGTAGAAGTATCGATAGTATCAGATGCATTTCTCCCGAAGCTTGCAATTGGGTTCTGGGTCTTAAACGTGAAAACTGGGCAAACGCATACTTTGAAGGTGCAAGATATAACCACATGCAATCAAACTTCGCAGAATCTTTTTACAATTGGGTATCAGAGGCTCATGAGCTACCAATTACACAGTTGGTTGATGTGATACGGGTTAAGATAATGGAATTAATTTATACGCGCCGGCAGGAGTCAAGTCAATGGGTAACAAGGCTAACACCAGTCATGGAGGATACCTTACACAAAGAAAGTATTAAGGCCCAATCTCTTGAGGTATTGTTCGCATCTGGAAGCATATTTGATGTACGTGGCGAGTCTGTTAATAAAGTGGATATTGGTCACGGGGGCTGCACATGCAAAGAATGGCAGATAATGGGTTTACCATGCTCCCATTCTATTGCAGTTTTTCAATGGGTTGAAAGAAACCCATATGAGTATTGCACCACATGGTATACAACAGAAACCTACAGATCAACGTATCAGGAGTCGATAAATCCAGTGCCCAACAATGAACGACCTGCATCAGAGAAAGATTCAGATTCAGCTCAGCAAGTAGTTAAAGTAACCCCTCCCCCCACTCGCCGTTTACCAGGCCGACCAAAGATGAAGCGCGTTGTAACTCAGGAGTTGTCTAAAAGACAACTTCAATGCAGTAAATGCAAGTGTCTCGGACACAACAAGACGACATGCAAAGAGTCCTTATAG
- the LOC113334834 gene encoding uncharacterized protein LOC113334834 isoform X1, translating into MMGGGRKIIAICMSGGGFVTSEDGTLLYSGGEAHAIDIDQNTAFDDFRAEISEMWNCNNGAMSIKYFLPGNKRTLITISNDKDLKRMINFHGNSTTADVYVVPGEAAAQGGSVMPASRSSRTTTSKAVVPVIDVPMDNVLDIPPIVDIPVDKPADDTLYLKHHKAAKMWENTITGVNQRFNNAHEFRDALRKFSIAHGFAYVLKKNDSHRVTVKCKAEGCPWRIHASRLSTTQLFCIKRMTPTHTCEGSVVTSGYQATTSWIAGIIKEKLRESPNYKPKDIANDLKRDYGIELKYAQAWRGKEIAREQLLGSYEDAYSQLPYFCDKIMETNPGSLATFSTKEDSSFQRLFISFHASLYGFNQACRPLLFLDSTPLNSKYQGTLLHATAADGNDGIFPVAFAIVDVEDDDNWRWFLIQLKEAVSTSRAITFVADIKKGLKESIHEVFENGHHSYCLRYLTENFKKVSHEVKRLLVSEFYVAAYSSSLEGFRRSIDSIRCISPEACNWVLGLKRENWANAYFEGARYNHMQSNFAESFYNWVSEAHELPITQLVDVIRVKIMELIYTRRQESSQWVTRLTPVMEDTLHKESIKAQSLEVLFASGSIFDVRGESVNKVDIGHGGCTCKEWQIMGLPCSHSIAVFQWVERNPYEYCTTWYTTETYRSTYQESINPVPNNERPASEKDSDSAQQVVKVTPPPTRRLPGRPKMKRVVTQELSKRQLQCSKCKCLGHNKTTCKESL; encoded by the exons ATGATGGGTGGTGGGAGAAAAATTATTGCTATATGTATGTCTGGTGGTGGATTTGTGACTAGTGAAGATGGTACATTGTTATACTCTGGTGGTGAAGCACATGCAATTGATATCGATCAAAATACTGCGTTTGATGACTTTAGAGCGGAGATTTCTGAAATGTGGAATTGTAATAATGGTGCAATGTCTATCAAATATTTTCTACCGGGGAATAAGAGAACCCTCATTACAATATCGAATGATAAGGATCTTAAACGTATGATTAATTTCCATGGGAATTCTACGACAGCTGATGTTTATGTTGTGCCTGGAGAGGCTGCTGCACAAGGTGGTTCAGTCATGCCTGCTAGTAG GTCGAGTAGAACTACTACTTCAAAAGCAGTTGTCCCAGTAATCGATGTCCCTATGGATAATGTTCTCGATATTCCTCCTATTGTTGATATACCTGTTGATAAACCTGCTGATGATACGTTGTATCTTAAGCATCACAAAGCTGCAAAAATGTGGGAAAATACTATTACTGGTGTTAATCAACGATTTAATAATGCCCATGAGTTCCGTGATGCCTTGCGTAAATTCTCTATTGCACATGGATTTGCTTATGTACTGAAGAAGAATGACAGTCACCGTGTAACTGTTAAATGCAAAGCAGAAGGTTGTCCGTGGAGGATACACGCATCAAGGTTGTCGACCACTCAGTTGTTTTGTATTAAAAGAATGACTCCAACTCATACGTGCGAAGGTTCTGTTGTGACAAGTGGATATCAAGCAACTACGAGTTGGATCGCTGGTATCATAAAGGAGAAGCTGCGAGAATCTCCAAATTACAAACCGAAGGATATAGCAAATGACCTGAAACGAGATTATGGAATTGAACTGAAGTATGCACAGGCATGGCGCGGCAAAGAGATTGCAAGAGAGCAACTTCTTGGCTCTTATGAAGATGCATATAGTCAGTTGCCATATTTCTGTGACAAGATAATGGAGACGAATCCGGGTAGCTTGGCTACGTTTAGCACCAAAGAAGATTCAAGCTTTCAACGTCTTTTTATTTCGTTCCATGCCTCTCTATATGGTTTCAATCAAGCTTGCCGACCACTTCTTTTCCTTGATAGTACGCCTTTGAACTCTAAGTACCAGGGAACCTTACTGCACGCAACAGCTGCTGATGGAAATGATGGCATTTTCCCAGTTGCCTTTGCTATAGtagatgttgaagatgatgataattGGCGGTGGTTCCTAATTCAGCTGAAAGAAGCAGTTTCTACGTCTCGAGCCATAACGTTTGTTGCAGACATAAAAAAGGGATTAAAGGAATCTATACACGAGGTATTTGAAAATGGTCACCACAGCTATTGTCTACGATATCTGACAGAGAACTTTAAGAAAGTATCTCATGAAGTGAAGCGTCTTCTAGTTTCAGAATTTTATGTTGCAGCTTATTCATCCAGTCTCGAGGGGTTCCGTAGAAGTATCGATAGTATCAGATGCATTTCTCCCGAAGCTTGCAATTGGGTTCTGGGTCTTAAACGTGAAAACTGGGCAAACGCATACTTTGAAGGTGCAAGATATAACCACATGCAATCAAACTTCGCAGAATCTTTTTACAATTGGGTATCAGAGGCTCATGAGCTACCAATTACACAGTTGGTTGATGTGATACGGGTTAAGATAATGGAATTAATTTATACGCGCCGGCAGGAGTCAAGTCAATGGGTAACAAGGCTAACACCAGTCATGGAGGATACCTTACACAAAGAAAGTATTAAGGCCCAATCTCTTGAGGTATTGTTCGCATCTGGAAGCATATTTGATGTACGTGGCGAGTCTGTTAATAAAGTGGATATTGGTCACGGGGGCTGCACATGCAAAGAATGGCAGATAATGGGTTTACCATGCTCCCATTCTATTGCAGTTTTTCAATGGGTTGAAAGAAACCCATATGAGTATTGCACCACATGGTATACAACAGAAACCTACAGATCAACGTATCAGGAGTCGATAAATCCAGTGCCCAACAATGAACGACCTGCATCAGAGAAAGATTCAGATTCAGCTCAGCAAGTAGTTAAAGTAACCCCTCCCCCCACTCGCCGTTTACCAGGCCGACCAAAGATGAAGCGCGTTGTAACTCAGGAGTTGTCTAAAAGACAACTTCAATGCAGTAAATGCAAGTGTCTCGGACACAACAAGACGACATGCAAAGAGTCCTTATAG